In Parasegetibacter sp. NRK P23, the genomic stretch TCCTCCCCCATTTCTTTTTTATTGTCTGTAAGTGTTACCGTACGCTGGGGCAGGCGGAGCCAGTTCCCTTCAATCCCTTCCAGCGTCACCAATACAGCGGAACCATTGCTGTTCCAGCCTACGGGCAGTTCGCCGATGGGCTGTCCGTTAAAATCCGCGAAATAAAAAACCGATTCCCCCGGCACGAAATCGTAGCGCGAGTACTGCTTCAGTTTTGTATCTTTTTTCTGTGCAGGCGCTTCATCGATATTGGAATCTTCCGTTGCATTGTCTGTAACGTTTTTTGTTTCATTCTTTTTTCCCTCAGCCTTATCCAGTCCTTTGTTCACCTCAGCTTCCGCTTTATTCAGCACCCTGTTTTCCACAGTTTGCTGCGCGCGTTGTTTTACTTTACCCAGTATGCCCTGCGAAAAACCGAAGGCGGGAAGCAGGATAAGGAGGAGAGAAAAATTCTTTTTCATGGCGTTTGCTTTACGGGTACAAAGTTGCTTCGGCACTGGATAGTAAACAACCGCATGAAGATGTGGAATACATGAAACAGGCTCCCATATATATGTGGTGGCACTTACCCCAAACATGTCCTGTTTCACCACCAAGGAAACGTTAATATGCACTTCCAGGGCAACTCCGGCACAACATTCCCCGTACATTGAGGTTAGATATACTTACAATTTTGTGTACAGAAAATCAGGTGAAAATGAAATGGATCGTTGGAGGAACCGCTATATGCGTTGCTTTGGCATTCAGCCAGTGCAAGAAAGCTGAAACTACCACGCAAGAGGTGGCGGCAGAAGAATGTGAGCCCGTTACTTTCAGCAGTATTCCGGGAGAAGCTTACATCGTGGTTTTGAATGAAGGCGATCCGCTGCTGAAGACCGATGCCGTTACCGCGCTTTCCAAACGATCGGGCTCGGTATTGGAAAGGTGCGCCATAGAACAGGAAAGACTTGGCGCGTTGTTTACCGGCGCGCAACCGGGTTTTCTGGCGAAACTGACTGCCGTGCAGGCCGATGCACTCCGGAAAGATGCCGAAGTACAACTGGTAGAAAGGGACAGGATCATTTCCCTGGCCACAGGTTGTTTTTCACTGGTAGCGCCTTCTACGGCACAATGGGGCGTGCGGCGCGTAGGCGTGGGAGATGGCACGGGGAAAAGAGTCTGGGTGATTGATACCGGCATAGACCTTGACCATCCTGACCTGCTGGTGAGCCAGACCCTGAGCGCCAGTTTCGTGAGCGGTGAATCTTCCGCCGATGATGGCAATGGTCATGGCACGCACGTAGCGGGTATTATTGGTGCGCTGAACAATACAACAGGCGTGCTGGGCGTGGCCTCCGGCGCAACACTCGTAGCGCTGAAAGCACTGGACGATGAAGGCGAAGGCAATACCGGCAACTTGGTCCGGGCGCTGAACTACATTGCGCAGAACGGCGCCGCGGGCGATGTCATCAACATGAGCCTGGGCAGTGATACGATTTCGAATGCGCTGGACAACGCCGTGCTTACGCTCGCCAACCGCGGATTCCTTTTTGCGGTAGCCGCCGGCAATGATGGCGTGGCCGCGAATAAATCTTCTCCCGCAAGGGTTAATCATGCCAATGTGTATACCGTTACTGCAATAGATAGTTTGGGCAGGTTCGCGTCCTTCTCCAATTTCGGAAATGATGTGGTCGATTTCGCGGCACCTGGTGTGAATATAGTATCGACTTACTCCAGGGGGCGCTACGCCCGGCTCA encodes the following:
- a CDS encoding S8 family serine peptidase, whose translation is MKWIVGGTAICVALAFSQCKKAETTTQEVAAEECEPVTFSSIPGEAYIVVLNEGDPLLKTDAVTALSKRSGSVLERCAIEQERLGALFTGAQPGFLAKLTAVQADALRKDAEVQLVERDRIISLATGCFSLVAPSTAQWGVRRVGVGDGTGKRVWVIDTGIDLDHPDLLVSQTLSASFVSGESSADDGNGHGTHVAGIIGALNNTTGVLGVASGATLVALKALDDEGEGNTGNLVRALNYIAQNGAAGDVINMSLGSDTISNALDNAVLTLANRGFLFAVAAGNDGVAANKSSPARVNHANVYTVTAIDSLGRFASFSNFGNDVVDFAAPGVNIVSTYSRGRYARLSGTSMAAPHLAGILALRGSVGSSGTATNDPDGTPDPIAKY